A stretch of Treponema vincentii F0403 DNA encodes these proteins:
- a CDS encoding tetratricopeptide repeat protein: protein MPPVIRFKKYLFIFFAFCAGILHCSCSHDRLSYLYTGLHEHKNEQKDLVALFEKEDEPQIRFALIDKIAAHLQAEHKIKSLAVFLQSVIDAEPDNPYNGYFLLRLAAAYRDVQEDAIAAYYFEYIVQNYSDMIVNGQSIHLLCLKNLIELSGTGTKSVVYYSRLLTDFYNEFDPAQAYFMLAQAYEKQGEWQLAIQAYTQFLNLHRFDVIIPGIPDSYGYARKIVDYSTSTKSWTFNTLDDLVKTIKAAIRARDYATLERCRSKVNFFAMSWKQELSDTQQQPDTNLRDFMYGSAISIASELDPSSTPYEAYLRTSGWNQYIRTWYLYFKKINFPADPTIHGRWEWAGIYYGEKI from the coding sequence ATGCCCCCCGTGATACGGTTTAAAAAGTACCTGTTTATCTTTTTTGCGTTTTGTGCCGGGATTTTACACTGTTCCTGTTCTCATGATCGGCTCAGTTATCTGTATACCGGTTTACACGAGCACAAAAATGAGCAAAAAGACTTAGTTGCCTTATTCGAAAAAGAAGACGAACCTCAAATACGATTCGCCCTCATCGACAAAATTGCGGCTCATTTGCAAGCCGAGCATAAAATCAAGTCATTGGCAGTATTCCTGCAGTCCGTTATTGACGCCGAACCGGACAATCCGTATAATGGCTACTTTCTTTTACGGCTCGCAGCAGCGTATCGGGATGTCCAAGAAGATGCGATTGCCGCCTATTATTTTGAATACATCGTACAGAATTATTCCGATATGATTGTAAACGGCCAGTCTATCCATTTGCTCTGCCTAAAAAATCTGATAGAACTTTCCGGTACCGGAACAAAATCGGTTGTTTATTATTCACGCCTTTTGACCGATTTTTATAATGAGTTCGACCCTGCACAAGCTTACTTTATGCTTGCCCAAGCGTATGAAAAACAAGGGGAGTGGCAGCTTGCAATCCAAGCCTATACACAGTTTTTAAACCTGCACCGGTTCGATGTCATCATTCCGGGTATCCCCGACAGCTACGGCTATGCACGTAAGATTGTCGATTACAGTACGTCGACAAAAAGCTGGACGTTCAATACGCTTGACGATCTTGTAAAGACTATCAAAGCGGCAATCCGTGCAAGAGACTACGCAACATTGGAACGGTGCCGCTCAAAGGTGAATTTCTTTGCAATGTCGTGGAAGCAAGAGTTATCCGATACGCAGCAGCAGCCGGATACCAATCTAAGGGATTTTATGTACGGCAGCGCCATTAGTATTGCCTCCGAACTGGATCCGTCCTCCACGCCTTACGAAGCTTATTTAAGGACTTCCGGATGGAACCAATACATCCGTACATGGTATCTCTACTTTAAAAAAATTAATTTTCCTGCCGATCCGACAATCCACGGCCGCTGGGAATGGGCAGGTATCTATTATGGAGAAAAAATTTGA
- a CDS encoding FAD-binding oxidoreductase, with amino-acid sequence MAERKVYKDFKPEWEQVPPPPDSFRSILKWGDPNEFKEPNERLFKFMKGELGLTDADFQRKGADGHEVVPDALATQPLEPEHVAFFESVCGKENVSTKGYNRLSVAYGKTMYDLYRLRENITENAPRAVLYPSSHEEIVQIVEYCQKQHIPLYVYGGGSSVTRGVEAFKGGISLDMRRNFNKVIKFNEVDQTITVEAGMSGPMLEKILSEAKTRFGARHAYTCGHFPQSFEYSSVGGWTVTRGAGQNSTYYGNIHNIVMGQTYVTPTGVIKSYGLPAHAVGPDIDELMMGSEGAFGVLTHVTLKISRRTAENRRYFSFMFKDWQSGRDAAREIMQAEAGYPSVFRLSDPEETDAMMKLYGVEGTPLETLMNLRGYKAHNRCIFLGWTEGERGFSSNLFRIVKRISKAHGGLYLTGYPTHKWEEGRFNDPYLRESLQDYGIILDTMECSVTWEMMGRVHEKVRAFAKSRPNTVCMTHLSHAYEQGANLYFIFIGKFADKEEYVDYQFGIFDNIMEQGAAMSHHHGVGKMTAAWVEQSIGTDRLNIFRALKKHFDPDNIMNPGGTLGIDMTEEQKRKPKFCSRTWDNPAY; translated from the coding sequence ATGGCTGAACGTAAGGTATACAAGGATTTTAAACCGGAATGGGAGCAGGTGCCTCCGCCTCCGGATTCATTCCGCTCGATTTTAAAATGGGGAGACCCAAACGAATTTAAGGAACCGAATGAACGGCTCTTTAAATTTATGAAAGGAGAGCTTGGTTTAACCGATGCCGATTTTCAACGGAAGGGCGCCGACGGGCATGAAGTTGTGCCTGACGCATTGGCGACGCAGCCGCTCGAACCGGAGCATGTCGCTTTCTTTGAATCCGTGTGCGGTAAAGAGAATGTCAGCACCAAGGGATATAACCGGCTTTCCGTAGCTTATGGGAAAACCATGTACGACCTGTACCGGCTGAGGGAAAACATCACCGAAAACGCCCCGCGAGCGGTACTCTATCCTTCAAGCCACGAAGAAATCGTGCAGATTGTCGAATACTGTCAAAAACAGCATATTCCGCTCTATGTATACGGCGGCGGTTCCTCCGTCACCCGCGGTGTGGAAGCGTTCAAGGGCGGCATCAGTCTCGATATGCGGCGGAACTTTAATAAGGTAATCAAATTTAACGAAGTCGATCAAACCATCACGGTTGAAGCGGGCATGTCCGGCCCTATGCTCGAAAAAATCTTGAGCGAGGCAAAGACACGCTTCGGCGCACGGCACGCATACACTTGCGGACACTTCCCGCAGTCGTTTGAATACTCCTCCGTCGGCGGCTGGACGGTAACGCGGGGCGCGGGTCAAAACTCAACCTATTACGGCAATATCCACAATATCGTGATGGGGCAAACGTATGTTACCCCCACCGGCGTTATTAAAAGCTACGGACTTCCCGCTCACGCCGTCGGCCCGGACATCGATGAGCTGATGATGGGTTCGGAAGGAGCATTCGGCGTATTGACTCATGTAACGCTGAAAATTTCCCGCCGCACTGCGGAAAACCGCCGGTATTTCAGCTTTATGTTTAAGGATTGGCAAAGCGGCCGCGACGCAGCGCGGGAAATTATGCAGGCCGAAGCAGGCTACCCTTCCGTATTCCGCCTGTCCGACCCCGAAGAAACCGATGCAATGATGAAGCTCTACGGCGTAGAAGGAACCCCGCTCGAAACCTTGATGAATCTCCGCGGCTACAAGGCGCACAACCGCTGCATCTTCTTAGGCTGGACGGAGGGAGAGCGGGGCTTTTCTTCCAATCTTTTCCGCATCGTAAAAAGAATCAGCAAAGCGCACGGAGGACTGTACCTCACCGGTTATCCTACACATAAATGGGAAGAAGGCCGCTTTAACGACCCGTATTTGCGGGAATCGCTGCAAGACTACGGCATCATCCTCGACACGATGGAATGTTCCGTTACATGGGAAATGATGGGCAGAGTGCATGAAAAAGTACGGGCTTTCGCAAAGTCCCGCCCGAACACAGTCTGTATGACTCACCTTTCCCATGCGTATGAGCAAGGGGCAAATCTCTATTTTATCTTTATCGGAAAGTTTGCCGACAAAGAGGAATACGTCGACTATCAGTTCGGTATCTTTGATAATATCATGGAACAGGGCGCTGCGATGAGCCACCATCACGGCGTCGGAAAGATGACGGCAGCATGGGTTGAACAATCGATCGGCACGGATAGGCTGAACATTTTCCGCGCGTTAAAAAAGCACTTTGATCCCGACAACATTATGAATCCGGGCGGAACCCTCGGCATCGATATGACCGAAGAACAAAAGCGCAAGCCGAAATTCTGCAGCAGGACATGGGATAACCCTGCATATTAA
- a CDS encoding FGGY-family carbohydrate kinase, producing MEKNIKNGQSTLISIDCGTQSLRVIIFAEDGSLLAKKQVMYKPYVSPRPGWAEQNPAVWWGALCTGVAALKTSHPDLIAAAKGIGITAQRDTVILIGKDGTVLRPAITWLDTRKARGRYRPNFIMKAALKAVDYYEKIMHSQSDGQCNWIQENEPEIWKKTWRVLMVSGYLQYRLTGIAADSPSSLVGHIPFDHKKQKWASPGHITAKIFPIDDDKKCAVVQSGKEIGKVSAQGAEETGLPAGIPVIACGSDKACETLGMGCLSAETASLSFGTTATVEICTDRYTEPIRFLPAYSAAYPGRWVPEIEIFRGYWMISWFKDELGYEERAKATATGIIPEQIMDRLLDSSPPGCYGLMLQPYWGASLKDHYAKGSMIGFGDVHGRHAIYRAIVEGLAYSLREGLEQLESQSGVPVQKVAVSGGASQSDRICSITADILNKPLVRGATTETSALGAAILTAYGTGSYSTIEKSAKNMVHIAGEFEPSPDNRVLYDELYKIYTQIYPILKHVYKRIREVTGYPS from the coding sequence ATGGAAAAAAACATAAAAAACGGTCAATCGACCCTTATTTCAATCGACTGCGGCACGCAGAGTTTACGCGTGATTATCTTTGCGGAAGACGGTTCGCTGCTCGCAAAAAAACAGGTCATGTATAAACCGTACGTCAGTCCGCGGCCGGGATGGGCGGAACAAAACCCTGCCGTGTGGTGGGGTGCACTCTGCACAGGCGTAGCCGCACTGAAAACCAGTCATCCCGATTTAATAGCCGCTGCAAAGGGAATCGGCATAACCGCCCAGCGGGATACCGTCATCCTCATCGGCAAGGACGGAACCGTACTGCGCCCTGCAATTACGTGGCTTGATACGCGGAAAGCGCGCGGCCGGTACCGCCCGAATTTTATTATGAAGGCTGCGCTGAAAGCCGTCGATTACTACGAAAAGATCATGCACTCCCAAAGCGACGGGCAATGTAACTGGATACAGGAAAACGAACCCGAAATTTGGAAGAAAACCTGGCGGGTACTGATGGTATCGGGGTACCTGCAATACCGGCTTACGGGAATTGCCGCCGATTCCCCTTCATCCTTGGTAGGACACATTCCCTTCGATCATAAAAAACAAAAGTGGGCATCACCCGGGCACATCACAGCGAAAATATTTCCGATAGACGACGATAAAAAATGCGCCGTTGTGCAAAGTGGAAAGGAAATCGGGAAGGTTTCAGCTCAAGGCGCTGAAGAAACGGGACTGCCTGCCGGTATACCGGTAATTGCCTGCGGCAGCGACAAAGCGTGCGAAACGCTCGGCATGGGTTGCCTTAGTGCGGAAACGGCATCGCTCAGCTTCGGGACAACGGCAACGGTAGAGATATGTACCGACCGCTATACTGAGCCTATACGCTTCCTTCCCGCATACAGCGCCGCCTATCCCGGGCGGTGGGTGCCGGAAATCGAAATTTTTCGCGGTTACTGGATGATCAGCTGGTTTAAAGACGAACTCGGATATGAGGAACGCGCAAAGGCAACGGCTACCGGTATTATTCCGGAGCAAATTATGGATCGTCTCCTCGATTCATCCCCGCCCGGCTGCTACGGCCTGATGCTCCAACCGTACTGGGGAGCAAGCCTGAAAGATCATTATGCAAAGGGTTCGATGATCGGCTTCGGCGACGTACACGGGCGGCACGCAATATACCGCGCAATTGTCGAAGGGCTTGCCTACTCGCTCAGAGAAGGCTTGGAGCAGCTTGAAAGTCAAAGCGGCGTCCCCGTACAAAAAGTCGCCGTTTCCGGCGGAGCATCGCAGAGCGACCGTATCTGCAGCATTACTGCGGATATATTAAACAAGCCGCTTGTCCGCGGTGCCACAACCGAAACTTCGGCGTTGGGGGCGGCAATTTTAACCGCTTACGGGACGGGAAGCTATTCCACTATCGAAAAAAGCGCCAAAAATATGGTGCACATAGCGGGGGAATTTGAGCCGTCGCCGGACAACCGCGTATTATATGATGAACTCTATAAAATATACACGCAGATATATCCTATCTTAAAGCATGTATATAAACGGATACGGGAAGTAACCGGCTATCCGTCATAA